A stretch of DNA from Syntrophales bacterium:
ATGTAGGGTGATCAGCATAGGAAACATAACCGTGGGTGGGACGGGCAAGACACCGATGGCCATTATGCTGGCCAATCTTTTGAAAGAGCGGGGATATAAACCTGCTGTCCTGAGCAGAGGATATGGAGGGAAAAACAAAAATCGCATTACGGTTGTATCCGATGAAAATCATATTCTTGCGGAATTTGATGAAGCGGGTGATGAACCGGTACTCATTGCAAAATCCGCAAAGAGAGTGCCCGTCATCACGGGACCAAAGAGATATTTTACAGGGAAATATGCCGTGGATAATTTGGGCATTGATGTCCTGATTCTGGATGATGCCTTCCAGCACAGGTGCCTCTTCAGAAATATAGACATAGTTCTCTTAGACAGCACAAGGCCCTTCGGAAACAGGTTCCTGTTGCCACGGGGACCACTTCGCGAACCGAAAAAAGCTTTGGAGAGAGCAGATATCATCGTACTGACAGAAAATAGGGACAGCGCCCTTTTTTCTCAAAGAGTAACGGACGACATTGTCACTGCAGCCCTAAAAAAGGGCGCTGTCCCTATTTTTAGAGGGTACCACAAGCCGAAAGAACTCGTTAAAGGAGAGGAAAGTGATAGTTATCCTCTCGAATATCTGAGCGGAAAAAAGGTATCTGCCTTTGCCGGTATAGCGAAACCGGAGTCCTTCGAGGAGACAATAATATCTCTCGGTGGAAAGGCTGTCTCTTTTATTACATTTCCTGATCATCACAGATACACGATGGGTGATATCGAGGAGATTAAAAAAGCTTCTTCGAATTGTTCGTCAGAGATCATTGTTACCACGGAAAAGGATGGAATAAAATTGATCGACTTTCCAGAGTTTTTCCGTGATATCTTTTTGCTGAGGATAGAGATGGAAATAGTTGATTGTTCTACAGAATTTGAAGATATCATTATGTCAAAACTTTTAAAATGAAAAAACATACGGTATGACTACACAAAACACGATGAAAATAATCCCCCCTAACCCCACTTTAGTAAAAGGTAAAGCCCCCACTAACCCCCCTTTTGTAAAGGGGGGAAGGGGGGATTTTCAGATAAAAAAAACAGTAACAACAAAAGCCATACTTTTGCTTTTCAGCTTAATTCCACTTGCAGTTAGAAGAGAAATCTTTAAAGCAATTTCCTTGCTTTTTTATCGTTTCTCCACAAAGCACAGACTGATCACCCTTCATAACCTAAAGTGCGCTTGCCCGGAGAAAGACATGAAGGGCTTAGGCAAAATCGCCAGGGGGGCTTTTCGAAATCTCGGGATAGTAGTTGCGGAATTTTTTGAAATTCCTTCTTTGACCAGGGAAAACATCCATAATCTGATAGAATTTGAGGGATTTGAAAATTACACCAAGACCATGTCAAAAAACAGAGGAGTTTTATTCTTTACTGCCCACCTCGGCAACTGGGAACTTATGGCGGCAGCTTCTGCTATGCTGGGACATCCACTTACCGTCATATACCGTCCTTTAGACAACCCTGTTCTGGAAAACCTTGTTACGTATGTGAGGGCATGCAAGGGAAACAAGCCCCTGCCGAAGGAGGGCGCCACAAAGCAGATATTTCGCCGTATCAAAAAAAATGAGGTTGTTGGCACACTTCTCGACCAGAACATGGCCTGGCAGGAGGGTGTTTTTGTTGACTTTTTCGGAAGACCTGCCTGCACAACCGATGGGCTGGCCTCACTGGCTCTCTATACAGGGGCACCGGTTATTCCCGCATTCATGGTCAGAATGGAAAACGGTAAATACCGGTTTATAATTGGCGAAGAGGTTACGATAATAAATGCCGGAAATCCTGAAAGGGATATACTGACAAATACCCAGAACTTCACAAAAATCATTGAAGGTTTTGTGAGAAACTATCCTGAT
This window harbors:
- the lpxK gene encoding tetraacyldisaccharide 4'-kinase; this encodes DLTASILHDDSKPNCLNPLLFTLYLFSIIYGGIIRLRNRMYDLAIFKMRKLRCRVISIGNITVGGTGKTPMAIMLANLLKERGYKPAVLSRGYGGKNKNRITVVSDENHILAEFDEAGDEPVLIAKSAKRVPVITGPKRYFTGKYAVDNLGIDVLILDDAFQHRCLFRNIDIVLLDSTRPFGNRFLLPRGPLREPKKALERADIIVLTENRDSALFSQRVTDDIVTAALKKGAVPIFRGYHKPKELVKGEESDSYPLEYLSGKKVSAFAGIAKPESFEETIISLGGKAVSFITFPDHHRYTMGDIEEIKKASSNCSSEIIVTTEKDGIKLIDFPEFFRDIFLLRIEMEIVDCSTEFEDIIMSKLLK
- a CDS encoding lysophospholipid acyltransferase family protein; its protein translation is MKIIPPNPTLVKGKAPTNPPFVKGGRGDFQIKKTVTTKAILLLFSLIPLAVRREIFKAISLLFYRFSTKHRLITLHNLKCACPEKDMKGLGKIARGAFRNLGIVVAEFFEIPSLTRENIHNLIEFEGFENYTKTMSKNRGVLFFTAHLGNWELMAAASAMLGHPLTVIYRPLDNPVLENLVTYVRACKGNKPLPKEGATKQIFRRIKKNEVVGTLLDQNMAWQEGVFVDFFGRPACTTDGLASLALYTGAPVIPAFMVRMENGKYRFIIGEEVTIINAGNPERDILTNTQNFTKIIEGFVRNYPDQWLWVHQRWKTKRHQVV